The nucleotide window GAGTAGAGGTTCAAGATGACCACCAAGCTGTTCTGCTGCTTGGCCACGGTCACGCCCTGTTGCACCACCTCGGCCGGCAGCTGGCTGGTGGCCTGCGCCACCCGGTTCTGCACGTTCACGGCCGCCTGGTCGGGGTCGGTGCCCAGCTCGAAGTTGACGCTGATAACCAGCGAGCCGTCGTTGCTGGCCGTCGAGCTCATGTACATCATGTGCTCGACGCCGTTGATGGACTCTTCCAGCGAAGGGGCCACCGAGCGCAGCAGGGTTTCGGCGTTGGCGCCGGGATACACGGCCGTCACCTGTACCACGGGGGGCGCAATGTCGGGGAACTGCTGGAGCGGCAGCTTCCACAAGGCCAGCGCGCCCATTATCACCAGCAGAATGGAGATGACCGTGGCCAGCACGGGCCGCTCAATGAATACTTTGAACATGCTATGCTGGATTAATTCTGAACGGAGGAAGCCGGGGACTGGCCGGGCGCGACGGCCACACTGGGCTGGGTCGGCTGAATAACCTGGCCTTCCTGCAAGTGGTCCACGCCCTGCAGTACAATCCTCTCACCGTCTTTCACGCCCGCGCGCACCAGGTAGTTGGCGCCGCTCTTGCCCTCGATGGTGAGGGCCCGGCGGCTGACGCGGTTGCTGTCGCCGAGCGCGTACACGAACACTTTGTCCTGCAACTCGACGGTGGCCGCGGCCGGCACCAGCAGCACGTTGGGGTGCGTCAGGGGCAGCCGGATGGTGCCCGTGTTGCCCGAGCGCAGCAGGCCGTCGGCGTTGGCAAACGTGGCCCGCAGGGTAATGGCGCCCGTCGTGCGGTCAAACTGCCCGGCCACCACGTCCACCTTGCCCCGCGTGGGGTAAGTGCTTTGGTCGGAAAGCACCAGGGTGGCGGGCGGCAGGTGCCGGAGCTTTTCCTGCAGCGTGCGGCCCGCGTACTGGGTACGGAAGGCGCTGAAGTCGTCTTCGCCCAAAGCGAAGTAGGTGTGCACCTCGTGCACGTCGGAAAGCTGCGTCAGGGCCTGGGCATCGGTGGGACCCACCAAGCTGCCCGGTTTGGTTTGCAGCCGCCCCAGGTAGCCGCTGACGGGTGCCGTGATGGTGGTATAGCCCAGGTTGATGCGGGCACTGCTGACCGCGGCCTTGGCGCGCTGCAGGTTGGCCTGGGCCACCGTGAGGGCCGCCTGGGCCGTTTTCAGCTGCACCTCGGAAACGACCTTGTTTTGCACCAGCGGCGCATACCGGTCCACTTCCACCTGCGCACTGGTGACGGCCCCGGCCGCGGCCTGCTGGGCGGCCAGGGCGTTGTTGAGTTGCTCACGGTAGGGCGCGTCGTTGATTTTAAACAGCGGCTGGCCTTTGCGCACCGCCGCGCCTTCCTCGACGAGGATGCGCTCAAGCACTCCCGTTACCTGCGGCCGAATCTCTAGGTTCACCACGCCTTCAATGGAGGCCGGGTAATCCTGGTACGTAGTTTCGGTGCCGGTGCGCACCGGGGCCACCGGCAGGGCCGGGGGTGCCACCGCTTGCTGGGGAGCCTGCTGCTCGGCGCAGCCCGCCAGCAACAGCGTGCCGGCCAGAAGAGAAAATACTTTCATAAAGTAGGAGCCCGTGAAGAAGGTTCGGGGCGTGGTTGAGAGTGAAGCAGGAGAGAATAAATACCTTTTTAATAAACAGATAATTATGTGATTATGTGATAAGGCAAAAAAAAGCGCCTTGAAGGCTACCCGGATGCGGCTGCAAAGATATCGAGCATAAATTCATAAGCAATCAATTATGTTTCGAAAAAAAGAAAAACCCGCTGCCGGGGCTAACGGGTCAAGATGTTGCTTACTGGGGAGCAGAGACTGGTTTAAGCAGTTGCAGGAAGTCTTCCAACTCCTTAAGCTTTTCCGCATTGATGGACATGCACATGTTCCGGCCTTCTTTGTGCGACTCAATCAAGCCCGCCTCGGAGAGGGCTTTGAGGTGCTGAGACATCGAGGGCTGGCTGATAGGCACGTGTTGAAACAAGTCAGCACAGACCGCAATTTCCCCTTTTGCAATTTCCTGCAACAAGCGAAGACGGGTAGGGTCGCTGAGGGATTTGGCTAGTTTGACGAGGGACTTGGTATCCATAGAAGACAAAGGTAAGCAATGTCCTTAACTCATGCGCATGGGTTAATGCTTTGTAACCGGTAGCGTGTTAAAATGGTTCGGGCACGCGGGTTTAGTGGGTGCAGTTAAGAAATTGCCCTCCCTAAACTGAATTGCCGCGTTTACCTCCGGACTGTTTTGCTGTGCAAGAACTGGCCCTACTGCGCCGGCATCGTTGCCGGCAACGATTGCACAAATAAGAAGGCTAGAACGGGCATCGGATGGGGCAAGTGGGAGGTACTATTAACGGATTATTCCTGTGCCTCACCCATTTGGCCTCTTATGCAAAGTACCCTTACTCGTCAGGTCCTGCCCACTCAATTCTGGGTGCTGGTCGGCTTTTTCCTGTTTGCCTTTCCCTTCGGATCTTTCGCGCAGGTGTTTGACATGACCGTGGCCCAGGACGGCACCGGCAATTACACCACGGTGCAGGCCGCCATCAACGCTGCGCCTACGGGCCGCACTACGCCCTTTACCATCTTCATCACAAACGGTACGTACCGGGAGCGGGTGACGATTCCGGCCAACAAGCCGTTTTTGCAGCTGATAGGGGAGAGTGTGGCCAATACCCGCATCGCCTTCAACCTGGCCAACGTACCTTCGTTCCCCGGCAACACGTCCACCGTCATTATTAATGCCTCGGACATTACGGCGGTGAATATCACCTTCGAAAACTTCTGGGAGAGTCCCCGCAGGCCCTGGCCATGTACACCACCGGCGACCGGATAGCCTTCAAGAACTGCCGCTTTCTGGGTGGGCAGGACACGGTACAACTCAACTCGCAGGCCGGCAACCGCAATTATTTCAAGGACTGCTACATCGACGGCGTAGTCGACTTCATCTTCGGCGCGGGCCGGGGTGTGTTCGAGAACTGCATCATCTACGCCCGCACCCGGCGCGACGGCGGCCCAGGCGGCTACATCACGGCGGCCAACACCCAGCCCGGACAGCCCTACGGCTTCGTGTTTCGGAACTGCATCATCCCCGAAAACCGGGGCACGACGACCTACACGCTCGGCCGCCCCTGGCAGAACGACTCCGGCTCGACGCCCACGGACCGCTCCCACACCAAAGTCGTGTGGCTTAATACCACGATGGGCAACTCCATCAAGCCCGCGGGCTGGCAGGTGTGGGACGCCGGCACCGTGACCAGCGTCATCCAATACGCCGAGTACAAGAGCCGGGATTTCAGCGGCAACCTGGTCAACATTAGTCAGCGCGTGCCCTGGTCTATCCAGCTCGCCGACGCGGACACCGTGAACTACACCCGCGCCGCCGTGCTCGGCAACTGGAACCCGTGCAGCGTGTTGCCCAACTTCTGCACCAGTGCGCCCGCCGCCATTGCCGTGTCGAATTTCCTAGCCCTGAAAGGCACGGCGACGGCGCCTTCCACCCTGCAGTGGAACCTCAGCTGGCCCATCGGCGGCGTGCAGTACCAACTGTTCCGCAGCAACGTGCGCCGCGGTACCTACGCCCCGGTTTACACCACCACGTCGGCCGTCGCCACCAACATCAACTTCGGCACGACGGACCCCATCCCCGCGCCTGGCACCACCTATTACTACTACGTGCGCGCTTCTAAGCCTGGCCTGGCCGCGCACGTGACCGATACGCTGCAGGTGTCGAGTACGCCCACCATCCTGACCACGGGCAGTTTCCAGGCGTTCCTGCAGGGTGGGAATCAGCCCTCGGCGGCGCAGAACCTCCTCGTCAGCGGCGAAAACCTGACGGCCGGGCTGGTCATCACGGCCCCCGCGAACTTCC belongs to Hymenobacter cellulosilyticus and includes:
- a CDS encoding efflux RND transporter periplasmic adaptor subunit, whose protein sequence is MKVFSLLAGTLLLAGCAEQQAPQQAVAPPALPVAPVRTGTETTYQDYPASIEGVVNLEIRPQVTGVLERILVEEGAAVRKGQPLFKINDAPYREQLNNALAAQQAAAGAVTSAQVEVDRYAPLVQNKVVSEVQLKTAQAALTVAQANLQRAKAAVSSARINLGYTTITAPVSGYLGRLQTKPGSLVGPTDAQALTQLSDVHEVHTYFALGEDDFSAFRTQYAGRTLQEKLRHLPPATLVLSDQSTYPTRGKVDVVAGQFDRTTGAITLRATFANADGLLRSGNTGTIRLPLTHPNVLLVPAAATVELQDKVFVYALGDSNRVSRRALTIEGKSGANYLVRAGVKDGERIVLQGVDHLQEGQVIQPTQPSVAVAPGQSPASSVQN
- a CDS encoding ArsR/SmtB family transcription factor, which gives rise to MDTKSLVKLAKSLSDPTRLRLLQEIAKGEIAVCADLFQHVPISQPSMSQHLKALSEAGLIESHKEGRNMCMSINAEKLKELEDFLQLLKPVSAPQ
- a CDS encoding pectinesterase family protein, with translation MQSTLTRQVLPTQFWVLVGFFLFAFPFGSFAQVFDMTVAQDGTGNYTTVQAAINAAPTGRTTPFTIFITNGTYRERVTIPANKPFLQLIGESVANTRIAFNLANVPSFPGNTSTVIINASDITAVNITFENFWESPRRPWPCTPPATG
- a CDS encoding pectinesterase family protein, producing MYTTGDRIAFKNCRFLGGQDTVQLNSQAGNRNYFKDCYIDGVVDFIFGAGRGVFENCIIYARTRRDGGPGGYITAANTQPGQPYGFVFRNCIIPENRGTTTYTLGRPWQNDSGSTPTDRSHTKVVWLNTTMGNSIKPAGWQVWDAGTVTSVIQYAEYKSRDFSGNLVNISQRVPWSIQLADADTVNYTRAAVLGNWNPCSVLPNFCTSAPAAIAVSNFLALKGTATAPSTLQWNLSWPIGGVQYQLFRSNVRRGTYAPVYTTTSAVATNINFGTTDPIPAPGTTYYYYVRASKPGLAAHVTDTLQVSSTPTILTTGSFQAFLQGGNQPSAAQNLLVSGENLTAGLVITAPANFQVSVNGGNTWFSSATLTPGANGAVASTTLSVRLNAASVGTHTGSLSLTCTGAATVSLPLNGTAQAAALPQSFPLLWWPLTRSNQDSAAVRSSALTSSVPTFRKFVISSGSAAATIPPYSTRYGQRLPQQPMEAGPRPSAAPAAT